Part of the Rhizoctonia solani chromosome 2, complete sequence genome is shown below.
GCTCGGGCATTGTGCGACAAATTGGGCAAAGCGAATTGGGACTTCCAACGGGGAACATGGAAAAATTGCAGGTGACGGCCCCTGCATTCACGACGATCTCCCAGTCAGAATACCAACCAGGCGAGGAGACGGCCAACACATACGATTGTAAAGCATAGACTCGGCCCATTGTCTAAGTATAGATATCGCGTGGGGGCAGGTTGAAACTAGAGATTGTGCAATTTGGCACGTCCTGTGGCCAGACCTACTGGTAGCCTTTGGATAATCCGATCCAACACCGAACAGAGTCGAAATACAGGTCTTTGAGCGAATGGATCGAGTCGCGAATGCCTGTTTGGGAACAAAATACAGAAAAAAATTCGGAGCAACTGAAAGGACTGAATCAATACTAGATTAGTAGATAAAGTAAGAACTCTTACTAGTTGCGAGTATTTCATCTCTCTGATGGGTTCGGAGTAGTGCGTCATCGCATGAATCGAGACAAAGGGAATGTGAAAAATTAGTTCTAATGGTAAAATAGTTCGCGAAGCTCCTGAATAATGGTATGTCGGGCATCAGGTGTGTCCACTAGCATGTAACTTGATTTACCTATAGCAAAATGGGTCATTTTCGTACAGGTACCTGAGGTGTGAGACTAAGCAAGAGAAAAAATAAAACAAGTGCCAAAGGGAGTGACTTGAAGATAGTGTATTGCAAGATGTCCAAGTACAAAATCTCAGAGTCAATGAAGTAACATGTGCCGCGTGCTTGTCTTTCCCAAGATAGTCCCAACCAGAGTTACAGAACTCGAATACCATACGAGACATCTCGTGATGATCGGTAAAGGTCGTACGCCGGGCAACCCCGACATGTACAGGTTTCAATAGTCGTGGTCGCAACACTCGACAAAAAATGCCAAGCGGGGCACGCATTCCTCAGCGATTCTTGATTACATTGCATCATTGGCGTTTATCTGTCTATTTGTTTGGTCAGCGATATCGAGGGCGGTGTTCATACGCGTGGGAGAAGGCTTTTCGGACAATCGAAAGTTGGCCGTAATGGTGCTAAGCGCCCATCAGCCGCGGCAAGTCGGGGCTAGCCGCTGTCCGCTGCCGAAAATGGTGTGCCTTGGAGCGTGATCGAGGGACATCAAACTACGCCAACCATGTAGATATCCCAGCTGCCTTAGACACTCAGCTCTCCCAGCATGCACTATCAGATTCACAGAAAGATAACGTAACCTGGTGGGACACAGCGATCGAGTTGGATCAATTTTAAATCACTGAGTATCTGAGAGACTTTTGCGCGTGTAGCGAGTTGCAATGTGATGGGCCACATGCGACAGAAATGCTGCCCCAAGTCGACCACGTACCAGTGAACATGGAactatatattgctggggtaTGCGAAGGGGGTATGAAGGATGTGCGAAGGGATATGTGACACATTTGTTGTCAAATAAGATGGCCAATTTAGCATACAAATGGGTATGTAATTGATGCGATGCAAGACCCACATAGTGTTCCGGGCGTAGTGGAGTACCTTCTTTAGTTTAGATCAGTTCGTCATGCCATCCACTGTTTCGGATCGGAGTTGTGGCACATTACGCCTTGGGTAGTATTTTGACAACCTTCTCGTACAGCCAGTgccttttttctctctcgTCAACCATCACTGGCAGCTGATATTGGCAGTTTCGACCAATATCCATGCAACAGTCAAAGTAATATTCAGTTTATGCCCAACGCAGGCGTTGCCGCTCGTAAGGATAGACATCACCGGCCATTACCCCCAGTCATCTCGGATCAACTCCTACCTCCGCCATGACTGAAGATGTGCCACCTCGCGGACGAGCCTCACACTCTCTTGCTGTCTACCACGTACCTGATAATACTCTTACACCACCAGAGAGCCTCATAGGTAAGATAAAAGCCAACACGTTCACAGATCTCGCTACGAACAAATTTGTGGCGCGTTTCCATATTCTTATTCTTATTCATTTCAGGCTTTTCTAAACCAGTTCAATCATCTACTCGCACGACGCGAAGCTTGAATATAGCCCAGGATCAACATAGCCCAACCACCATTCACCACCCTTGCCCACCATTGGCACCACTGCTGAGGAACCTGTTGCCAGACCTGTTACTAGGAGGGTGATGTACGATCCGTGAGTATCTATTCCTGACCTTCTGGGATCTAGCGTTCCCCATATACTCAAATCCCCATTCTTTGCCCCAGTGTTCGAGATTCCGTCACCTCTTCTTTGTCTGCGGCTTCCCCAAGCTACACGGCCCCGCCCACGGAGCAGTCTACACTGGAGGAAACAAAACCAGCACTACCATATCCTGAGATCTCAGTATTGTCTAGCGCACTCCCTGCTCCCTCCATACACGTAAGGCATCCTCCGCGCAACGAGGATGATTCGGTGAGTGGATTTTCTCAACGGTTGGCTATTGCCAATAGCAGGCCGCGGTCCCTTTCTGCCGAGCTCATCGTGCCAcatcctttccatttcaaAGCTTATCCGCGCCCGAATTATCCGAGGATTCCCCCCATGCCTCTACGACACCCCCACGGCTGCTGGTATGTCAATAGCATTTATGCAGCATTGTTCTTTCCCTTCTCATCAGCCAACAGATAAGAGACCTCAGCTCCAATACCCACATTATGCCCGGCCTCGGGATACacggcgtattgatggtccGTCGGCGGTGTATAGGACACCCGCCGATACCGAGCTTGGCACGGTTCAAGGGGTGCGATTCGTCTCAATATGTTTCGGCTTGTTAACCGGCTGACAATCATTTTCAGCCACAGAAAGAATACGCAATTTCCAGGAGTTCCAAGACAACGAATGGTTCCACAAGTAACAAGCGACATTACGCAGCATTAGAAGACCAAGTCGATGATCGTTCCAGTAAATCCAGTAAATCCAGTAAACCATTCCCGAAGAATGTGAACGAGTCAGTGTATGCGGATATCAAAGGGAAGGGGAAAGGACCTGCTTCTCAATCTCCTGCGTTTCGATTGGACAACTTATTGGGCCCAGTCACGCCTGAAAGTCCAAAGGGACGGCCGGCCGGGAGTGATGCGAGTTCAGAGCGCTCTCAATCAGAAACTCGCACCATTGAACGACCTGTACCAGAAACAACGTATACGTTCAGCGGCAAGCTTCCTCCCCCACCATACACCGGTCAATCTGGCGTCTCACCATCATCAGACCCGTTCATTGGCACTATGGGAATATCAGTCTCATTGTGAGTGTGTTAACTACCTCCAGTACTTGAGTGACTAATCCTTCTTGTAGAGGTACTGACTTCAGTCGCTTTGCGGTTCCTGATGAGTTTGAGCGAAAAGTTATTTCGACATCGGGCCCAATAACCAATGATGCTTTACGGAGTACTATACCCAGCTCTTCACATTCGCTACCAAGCGTCCCGAACGCCAAACATGCACGCAAGCATACTAGCCAGCAACGTAGAAAAGCACGTGGACTCTTCCCTCAAGACAATGTACCGTTGGCGTATGTCTTATCTACCAAGTTTTACTGCCCGTATTCACTATTGTACTAGCATCTCAACTACTACAACCAAACAGTCTCGATACCGGCCATCTGGTGACCGACAGCCCGTCGCATGCGGGTACAAGGATCCCATTACTGGGGTACAGTGTGATGAACCATTCAATCGATCAGTGGAGCTGCGGCGACATGTTAGGGCTGTTCATGTTCCTGCGGAGGCTTTGGCTGTGACGATGGGACAGCTCAGCCGGTCTCAAGCAACCTTGCTCCCGGTGGACTGGAAACCGGGCGACGGCGACGTGTTACGACCGAAATGTGTATGCGGCAAGGAGTTCTCTCGTCTAGACGCATTACGGAGGCACTGGACGGGTGTCAATGCTGAAGTTAAGGATGGGAAATGCATATCATGCCCATCAAGCATCAGCAAAAAGAAGTAAGTTGCCGTGTTCATTTATTTGACTTGACTTAATGTGATTATGTATCAGGGACCATACCGCATTTGAGCAGCAAGGGATCGAAAGTGCTTATGGGGCTCCTGCATATTCATAACTCACCGCGCCCTGGACTGTTTCAATCACTTGCCATACCTATTCCCCTCTTTCTAACTCTTGAATCTTGACTCTTGCTTTATCGCGTTTTTGTTGGTCGAACTCTGTATCCTCATGTTGCTTTATTTGTTTGGTTGTCCTTGTGGCCTCGTGTGTTTACGTGATTTAGATACCCTTATGATGATGATTGGAGCCTTTGCAACTTGAATTCGTTAATTTCTATGCGATAGAATTTTGTTTTACGCTGAGCGCATAATACTTGCCGGTCTAGCTGTGGCTAGGCTTTGACCAGAACCCATCAATACGGGGTTGGTTATCATCGCCCAACTCTCAAAGCCGGGCGGGAGGGGCTATATTTATGACTAATTGGACGTTTAATAGACATGTGCAATTCGCTACTATAATGGGAAACGTGAGTGCTTCCTGTGCGACATGGCAAGAGCCCTCCCACGCATGACATGCCAAGATCTCTGGGTATCGTGATTGGGTGAGTTTTGTGATAGAAGCCAAGTCTCACCTCCCAACTTTAGCATATACCAGGACGCCGCCCGGTTTCATGGTGACCCGGGCAGAAGTCTTTTGGTTCGGGTAGTAATAGTATTTATCGGAGAGATCCAGTAGCTTAAAACGTTAATCTATGAAACGCCGGCAGTTATGCTAGCCGAAGAGAGACTGAGTAGCACCAAAATAGCTGAGCTGGGCATTGGAGCCTGTAGCCCGAGTGGCGCGTACAAATACACGCACACACCAATTTTTGATTTGCATTTTGGGCCTTCTCCATCTTTCTTTACCACGACGTCCACTGGACACCCCACAATCCGTCGTATCGATTTTTCatagaaaaaaaaaactagaCTCGTACTATTACACGTATGACTATCAACCAAAATGGCTCTGTAAACGGCTCCTTGGAGAGCCAGTTTGGTGCGCCACGAGTCCTTGTCATGCAGTGCATTCATGACTAAATTTTCTCCCCCATCCAGCCTCGATGGGACTGGAGCGAGCAGCTTACGTTCCTCCCCACTTACGTGCTCGCGCAGCCAACGATTCAACTCCGTATGTATTCTGTTCCAACGCGTGTTCGACGCGTGCTGACGTTTTGACTAGGAGCAACGGCTGGTCCGATTCTGGTAGTGCGAACTCTCGGCCCCGCTCTGACAACTTTGGAGGCCATCGTTCAAGCGGTGGAAGCTCCTGGGCTCCTCGCGGTGGTTCTGCCAGCGGAGGGCGTTCAGCAAACTCTACTTGGGGATCCAATCCCTCACACGGTAGTGGTGGCGGTGGTGGCGGCGGACGTCGTAACGATGGCTATGGCTATTGGAAAGACGGCAAGCATGTCATCGCTTCTCGTAACCCCACTATGGAACGTGAACTTTACGGCGACGCCGACGACCCATTGAAGCAACACACCGGTATTAACTTTGACAAATACGAAGACATTCCTGTCGAAGCGACTGGAGCCGGCGTGCCTGAACCAGTCAATCAATTTACCAACCCACCTCTCGACCCTGTGCTCTTGGAGAACATTCAGTACGCTCGTTATACTACGCCAACCCCGGTTCAGAAGTACTCTGTTCCTATCGTCGCCGCTGGCCGCGACCTGATGGCTTGCGCACAAACCGGCTCCGGCAAGACCGCCGGGTTTTTGTTCCCTATTCTCTCTGCATCGTTCGCGGCTGGCCCACGCCCGCCCCCAGCCGACCCCAACCCCGGCTATGGTCGACGTCGCGCGTATCCGACCGCTTTAATTCTCGCTCCAACCCGTGAGCTTGTTAGTCAAATCCATGACGAGGCCCGCAAGTTTGCCTATCGCTCTTGGGTACGCCCTGCCGTGGTCTACGGTGGTGCCGATATCAATCAACAACTCCGTCAAATTGAACGTGGATGCGATCTTCTCAGTGCTACCCCCGGCCGTCTCGTCGATCTAATCGAACGTGGTCGGATCAGTCTTGCAAACGTTCAGTACCTCGTCCTT
Proteins encoded:
- a CDS encoding C2H2 zinc finger yields the protein MTEDVPPRGRASHSLAVYHVPDNTLTPPESLIGKIKANTFTDLATNKFPNHHSPPLPTIGTTAEEPVARPVTRRVMYDPVRDSVTSSLSAASPSYTAPPTEQSTLEETKPALPYPEISVLSSALPAPSIHVRHPPRNEDDSLIRARIIRGFPPCLYDTPTAADKRPQLQYPHYARPRDTRRIDGPSAVYRTPADTELGTVQGPQKEYAISRSSKTTNGSTSNKRHYAALEDQVDDRSSKSSKSSKPFPKNVNESVYADIKGKGKGPASQSPAFRLDNLLGPVTPESPKGRPAGSDASSERSQSETRTIERPVPETTYTFSGKLPPPPYTGQSGVSPSSDPFIGTMGISVSLGTDFSRFAVPDEFERKVISTSGPITNDALRSTIPSSSHSLPSVPNAKHARKHTSQQRRKARGLFPQDNVPLAISTTTTKQSRYRPSGDRQPVACGYKDPITGVQCDEPFNRSVELRRHVRAVHVPAEALAVTMGQLSRSQATLLPVDWKPGDGDVLRPKCVCGKEFSRLDALRRHWTGVNAEVKDGKCISCPSSISKKKDHTAFEQQGIESAYGAPAYS
- a CDS encoding DEAD/DEAH box helicase — encoded protein: MTINQNGSVNGSLESQFASMGLERAAYVPPHLRARAANDSTPSNGWSDSGSANSRPRSDNFGGHRSSGGSSWAPRGGSASGGRSANSTWGSNPSHGSGGGGGGGRRNDGYGYWKDGKHVIASRNPTMERELYGDADDPLKQHTGINFDKYEDIPVEATGAGVPEPVNQFTNPPLDPVLLENIQYARYTTPTPVQKYSVPIVAAGRDLMACAQTGSGKTAGFLFPILSASFAAGPRPPPADPNPGYGRRRAYPTALILAPTRELVSQIHDEARKFAYRSWVRPAVVYGGADINQQLRQIERGCDLLSATPGRLVDLIERGRISLANVQYLVLDEADRMLDMGFEPQIRRIVQGEDMPGVMDRQTLMFSATFPRDIQLLAKDFLKEYIFLSVGRVGSTSENITQKIEYVEDQDKRSVLLDILHSEPQGGLTLVFVETKRMADMLSEYLMNNRFPATSIHGDRTQRERELALSTFRSGRTPIMVATAVAARGLDIPNVTHVVNYDLPSDIDDYVHRIGRTGRAGNVGTSTAFFNRGNKNIVRELIGLLREANQEVPGWLDSIAAESAFGGGGRGGRGGGRGGRGGGNRDYRTSGGGGGGGGGFGGGMRSGGGRGGYSNGPSYSGGGGYGGGGGGWSNGNSGGGGGWW